A window of Streptomyces gilvosporeus contains these coding sequences:
- a CDS encoding FHA domain-containing protein, whose translation MQIRLTVLGPRSGHPARACDVLVTAPAGTALATVAGSLAASVAGPGAEAGSGPVVLYAGSERLDPQRAAIGEPPLIDGAVLTLQGPGPAPAHGLPHGPARLRIVSGPDAGGVHLLHGGQIRIGRSADADVPLDDPDVSRLHCAVTVEPDGAVYVADLRSTNGTAVDGTELGEAPAALRPGALLRIGESALCLQPPGDAPDPALPAAPDGEGHLRVAPGVEVPPLERSREWGRNREWGRDAAAGARFAGDAAPREASIPGARSAVPFPASVPPARAPHSGPVRRDTPLRGTAPEPPQSAPAHDRHDLAPPQDGTHAGQYRLAPPDAARTARKGGLGAWARRLAGGRYAAERPEEAGAGPAETADGGADETYGPDAAAADGAQERWPDAAAVLLTALGPGPRLWERGQDHPDALTVRLGTAGRGGGRIAAPVTVELRRAGSLGLAGPRERLAGLARAAVAQLAALHAPSTLDIVLISTDRGRSTEERVADWSWLGWLPHVRPAHGQDCRLLLAYDREQAAARTAELLRRLDDGPLGPDWASAERAEVAAAAARHDGPYTLVIVDGDLGSSELRESAARLAAGGPAAGIHLLCLAETPAACPAFPLSATYEAARRASPAFGECGAVAVLSGDVATALRVVQPGSGPNGAVCAVDAVSTAWAERFARALAPLREADPATGTRGQVHRAAVPLPDAARLLDELGLARATPASLMARWAAALDTDRPSAPAVLGAGPHGPLAADLAADATHLLLEGAAATGKTELMRSLAAALAAADRPDLLSLVLVDGGGSERGEGLRMCTDLPHVTTYLAASDPVRMREFAQALSSELKRRAEILDGTPFAEWRARHLPAPRIIAPRRPAEDGDTPQDLYALRNRGRDTEGGGAADLTGTGTLRLRARGEGHAAEDQAVPMPRLFVLVDDFDALVAPALGSPGRPAAGSVVRALEAVARDGAALGVHLVAASGHPDRTAGTATAERARLRIRLGAAADPSVPAPPGRGRLDRAQDGSSTPFQAGRVTGRIPRTSTLRPTVVPLEWQRMGDPPARRPLRELGNGPTDLALLASALDRAAQSLGATAPPPLV comes from the coding sequence ATGCAGATCCGGCTGACCGTCCTCGGGCCGCGCAGCGGCCACCCCGCACGGGCCTGCGACGTGCTCGTGACGGCCCCCGCCGGCACGGCCCTGGCGACCGTGGCGGGTTCCCTCGCGGCCTCCGTGGCCGGTCCCGGCGCGGAGGCGGGCAGCGGCCCCGTGGTCCTCTACGCCGGCTCCGAACGGCTCGACCCGCAGCGTGCCGCGATCGGCGAACCCCCGCTGATCGACGGTGCCGTGCTCACCCTCCAGGGCCCCGGGCCCGCCCCCGCCCACGGCCTGCCGCACGGCCCCGCCCGGCTGCGCATCGTCTCGGGCCCCGATGCCGGCGGCGTCCATCTGCTGCACGGCGGCCAGATCCGCATCGGCCGCTCCGCCGACGCCGACGTCCCCCTGGACGACCCGGACGTCTCCCGGCTGCACTGCGCGGTGACCGTCGAGCCGGACGGCGCGGTGTACGTCGCCGATCTGCGCTCCACCAACGGCACCGCGGTCGACGGCACCGAACTGGGCGAGGCGCCCGCCGCGCTGCGCCCCGGCGCCCTCCTGCGGATCGGCGAGTCCGCCCTGTGCCTCCAGCCCCCGGGCGACGCCCCGGACCCGGCGCTGCCCGCCGCCCCCGACGGCGAGGGGCATCTGCGGGTCGCCCCGGGCGTGGAGGTCCCCCCGCTCGAGCGAAGCCGAGAGTGGGGGAGAAACCGGGAGTGGGGCAGGGACGCGGCGGCGGGCGCGCGATTCGCCGGCGACGCCGCGCCCCGGGAGGCGTCCATTCCCGGCGCCCGGTCCGCCGTCCCCTTCCCCGCGTCCGTGCCCCCCGCCCGCGCACCGCACAGCGGGCCGGTCCGCCGCGACACCCCCCTGCGCGGTACGGCCCCCGAGCCCCCGCAGTCCGCCCCCGCCCACGACCGCCACGACCTCGCGCCCCCGCAGGACGGCACCCACGCCGGCCAGTACCGTCTCGCGCCCCCGGACGCCGCCCGGACGGCCCGCAAGGGCGGCCTCGGCGCCTGGGCCCGGCGGCTGGCCGGGGGGCGGTATGCCGCGGAGCGGCCGGAGGAGGCAGGGGCGGGGCCGGCGGAGACGGCCGACGGCGGGGCGGACGAGACCTACGGGCCGGACGCCGCGGCGGCGGACGGAGCGCAGGAGCGCTGGCCGGATGCCGCCGCGGTCCTCTTGACGGCGCTCGGCCCCGGCCCCCGCCTCTGGGAGCGCGGCCAGGACCACCCCGATGCGCTGACCGTACGGCTGGGCACGGCCGGCCGGGGCGGCGGCAGGATCGCCGCCCCGGTCACCGTCGAGCTGCGCCGGGCCGGCTCCCTGGGGCTGGCCGGACCGCGCGAACGGCTGGCCGGGCTGGCCCGCGCCGCCGTCGCCCAGCTGGCCGCCCTGCACGCCCCCTCCACCCTCGACATCGTGCTGATCTCCACGGACCGGGGGCGCAGCACCGAAGAGCGGGTCGCGGACTGGTCCTGGCTCGGCTGGCTGCCGCACGTCCGCCCGGCCCACGGCCAGGACTGCCGGCTGCTGCTCGCCTACGACCGGGAGCAGGCCGCCGCCCGTACGGCCGAGCTGCTGCGCCGCCTGGACGACGGCCCGCTGGGCCCCGACTGGGCCAGCGCCGAGCGCGCCGAGGTGGCCGCCGCCGCGGCCCGCCACGACGGCCCGTACACCCTGGTGATCGTGGACGGCGACCTCGGCTCGTCCGAGCTGCGGGAGAGCGCGGCCCGGCTCGCGGCGGGCGGCCCGGCGGCCGGGATCCATCTGCTGTGTTTGGCCGAGACGCCCGCCGCGTGTCCCGCCTTCCCGCTGTCCGCGACGTACGAGGCCGCCCGCCGGGCCTCGCCCGCCTTCGGCGAGTGCGGCGCGGTGGCGGTGCTCAGCGGCGATGTGGCCACGGCGCTGCGCGTCGTCCAGCCCGGCTCCGGGCCGAACGGCGCGGTCTGCGCGGTGGACGCCGTCTCCACCGCCTGGGCCGAGCGCTTCGCCCGCGCCCTGGCCCCGCTGCGCGAGGCCGACCCGGCCACCGGCACCCGCGGGCAGGTCCACCGCGCGGCCGTCCCGCTGCCCGATGCCGCGCGGCTGCTCGACGAGCTCGGGCTGGCCCGCGCCACGCCCGCCTCCCTGATGGCGCGCTGGGCCGCCGCCCTGGACACCGACCGGCCCAGCGCCCCCGCGGTGCTCGGCGCCGGCCCGCACGGCCCGCTCGCCGCGGATCTCGCCGCCGACGCCACCCACCTCCTCCTGGAAGGCGCGGCGGCCACCGGCAAGACCGAGCTGATGCGGTCCCTGGCCGCCGCCCTCGCCGCCGCGGACCGCCCCGATCTGCTGTCGCTGGTCCTGGTGGACGGCGGCGGCAGCGAGCGCGGCGAGGGGCTGCGGATGTGCACGGACCTGCCGCATGTCACGACGTATCTGGCGGCCTCGGACCCGGTCCGGATGCGGGAGTTCGCCCAGGCGCTGTCCTCGGAGCTCAAGCGGCGCGCGGAAATACTGGACGGGACGCCGTTCGCCGAATGGCGCGCCCGGCATCTGCCGGCGCCGCGGATCATCGCCCCGCGCCGCCCGGCCGAGGACGGTGACACACCGCAGGACCTCTACGCCCTCCGCAACCGCGGCCGGGACACGGAAGGCGGCGGGGCGGCGGACCTGACGGGCACCGGCACCCTGCGGCTGCGGGCGCGCGGCGAAGGGCATGCGGCGGAGGACCAGGCGGTGCCGATGCCGCGGCTGTTCGTCCTGGTCGACGACTTCGATGCGCTGGTGGCCCCCGCGCTGGGCAGCCCCGGCCGGCCGGCCGCGGGCTCGGTGGTGCGGGCGCTGGAGGCGGTGGCCCGCGACGGCGCGGCGCTGGGTGTCCATCTCGTCGCGGCCTCCGGGCATCCGGACCGTACGGCCGGGACCGCGACCGCCGAGCGGGCCCGGCTGCGCATCCGGCTGGGCGCCGCCGCCGATCCGTCCGTACCTGCGCCGCCGGGCCGCGGGCGGCTGGACCGGGCGCAGGACGGCTCCTCGACGCCGTTCCAGGCGGGCCGGGTGACCGGCCGGATACCCCGGACGTCCACGCTGCGGCCGACGGTCGTCCCGCTGGAGTGGCAGCGGATGGGCGATCCCCCGGCCCGCCGTCCCCTGCGCGAGCTGGGCAACGGTCCGACGGACCTGGCCCTGCTGGCCAGCGCCCTGGACCGGGCGGCGCAGTCCCTGGGGGCGACCGCCCCGCCGCCGCTGGTGTGA
- a CDS encoding ABC transporter substrate-binding protein, which produces MRTRFDGTAGRAGRGRGAVVATAALALALAGCGGGGKDGNGGEGKGTSTAPTVHLPRLKGQKLQVTAVWTGPERQNFVKVLDEFERRTGATVDFVPSGDDMAGFIGSKVAGGGPPDVAMLQQVGVLNEFAEKGWLKPLGAAARAQLAKNYTKGWRDLGAHNGTPYGVYFKASNKSLVWYNAKAFENAGVGEPKDWKGFLKAAQTVSESGVRPVSVGGSDGWTLTDWFENVYLSQAGPEKYDQLARHQIKWTDPSVKQALTTLGQLFGRKDLLAGGTSGALQTDFPTSVTQTFSGGDAPKAAMVSSADFAAANIAETKARIGTDAKVFPFPAVGARSPVVTGGDVAVALKDNKAAQALLTFLASTDAAKIWAQAGGFISPNKELDQAAYADGVMRKIAKALIAAGDDFRFDMSDQAPASFGGKPGQGEWKDLQDFLKNPKDIAGTQAQLEKDAATSFRRHGGN; this is translated from the coding sequence ATGCGTACACGATTCGACGGTACGGCCGGGCGGGCCGGCCGGGGCCGGGGCGCCGTGGTGGCGACGGCCGCGCTGGCGCTGGCGCTGGCGGGCTGCGGCGGCGGGGGCAAGGACGGGAACGGCGGCGAGGGCAAGGGCACCAGCACCGCGCCGACCGTGCACCTCCCCCGGCTCAAGGGGCAGAAGCTCCAGGTCACCGCGGTCTGGACGGGGCCCGAGCGGCAGAACTTCGTGAAGGTCCTGGACGAGTTCGAACGGCGCACCGGGGCCACCGTCGACTTCGTGCCGAGCGGCGATGACATGGCCGGTTTCATCGGCTCCAAGGTCGCGGGCGGCGGTCCGCCGGATGTGGCGATGCTCCAACAGGTCGGCGTGCTCAACGAGTTCGCCGAGAAGGGCTGGCTCAAGCCGCTGGGCGCCGCCGCCAGGGCGCAGCTCGCGAAGAACTACACCAAGGGCTGGCGGGACCTGGGCGCCCACAACGGGACACCGTACGGCGTGTATTTCAAGGCCAGCAACAAGTCGCTGGTCTGGTACAACGCCAAGGCGTTCGAGAATGCCGGGGTCGGCGAGCCCAAGGACTGGAAGGGCTTCCTCAAGGCCGCGCAGACGGTGTCCGAATCGGGTGTGCGGCCGGTGTCGGTGGGCGGTTCGGACGGCTGGACGCTGACCGACTGGTTCGAGAACGTCTATCTCTCACAGGCGGGTCCCGAGAAGTACGACCAGCTGGCGCGCCATCAGATCAAGTGGACCGACCCCTCGGTCAAGCAGGCGCTGACGACGCTGGGGCAGCTCTTCGGCCGCAAGGACCTGCTGGCGGGCGGCACTTCGGGTGCGCTCCAGACCGATTTCCCGACATCGGTGACGCAGACCTTCAGCGGCGGCGACGCCCCGAAGGCCGCGATGGTCTCCTCGGCCGACTTCGCCGCGGCGAATATCGCGGAGACCAAGGCCAGGATCGGCACCGACGCCAAGGTCTTCCCGTTCCCGGCGGTGGGCGCCCGGTCCCCGGTGGTGACCGGCGGGGATGTGGCGGTGGCCCTGAAGGACAACAAGGCCGCCCAGGCGTTGCTGACGTTCCTGGCATCGACGGATGCGGCCAAGATCTGGGCGCAGGCGGGCGGGTTCATCTCGCCCAACAAGGAGCTGGACCAGGCGGCTTACGCGGACGGCGTGATGCGCAAGATCGCCAAGGCGCTGATCGCGGCCGGTGACGACTTCCGCTTCGACATGTCCGACCAGGCGCCGGCCTCCTTCGGCGGCAAGCCGGGCCAGGGCGAGTGGAAGGACCTCCAGGACTTCCTGAAGAACCCCAAGGACATCGCGGGGACGCAGGCGCAGCTGGAGAAGGACGCCGCGACATCGTTCCGGCGCCACGGCGGTAACTGA
- a CDS encoding carbohydrate ABC transporter permease — protein sequence MSALPATAAGGVRKRPSVLGTRRWVAAVFLLPALVLLGALVVYPIAFSVYRSLFDASGNGFVGLGNYGAMFSDDTIRTALKNNVIWVVVAPAVSTALGLIFAVLTERVRWGTAFKLVVFMPMAISMLAAGIIFRLVYDQDPQRGVANAVWVGVHDTFAEPAPFPGATPRPNADLRPSGGGSFTTRSAVRARAAASANLPLVAVRQDDVRDAERAAVARPRPGKITGTVWLDFTRGGGGRPNVIDGNEKALAGLTVQAVKGGQVVASATTAADGTYALPADKADGARLRLPAANFAAPYNGVDWVGPTLVTPAIIGSYVWMWAGFAMVLIAAGLAAVPRELLEAARVDGAGEWQVFRRITVPLLAPVLVVVLVTLMINVLKIFDLVYIIAPGSSLRSANVLALQLFQSSFGTDVDEGLGSAIAVFLLLLVLPVMYVNLRRIQKERRR from the coding sequence ATGAGCGCCTTACCCGCCACCGCCGCCGGCGGCGTCCGCAAGCGTCCGAGCGTCCTGGGCACCCGCCGCTGGGTCGCGGCCGTCTTCCTGCTGCCGGCCCTGGTGCTGCTCGGGGCGCTGGTCGTCTATCCCATCGCGTTCTCCGTCTACCGCAGTCTGTTCGACGCGTCCGGCAACGGCTTTGTGGGGCTGGGCAATTACGGGGCGATGTTCTCGGACGACACGATCCGTACCGCGCTGAAGAACAACGTCATCTGGGTCGTGGTCGCCCCGGCGGTGTCGACGGCGCTCGGGCTGATCTTCGCGGTGCTGACCGAGCGGGTGCGCTGGGGCACCGCGTTCAAGCTGGTCGTCTTCATGCCGATGGCGATCTCCATGCTGGCGGCGGGGATCATCTTCCGGCTGGTCTACGACCAGGATCCGCAGCGCGGGGTGGCCAATGCGGTGTGGGTCGGTGTGCACGACACCTTCGCCGAGCCCGCGCCGTTCCCGGGTGCCACGCCGCGGCCGAACGCCGATCTGCGGCCCTCCGGGGGCGGCTCGTTCACCACCAGATCGGCGGTGCGGGCGCGGGCGGCGGCGTCGGCGAATCTGCCGCTGGTCGCCGTCCGGCAGGACGATGTGCGGGACGCCGAGCGGGCGGCGGTGGCGAGGCCGCGGCCGGGCAAGATCACCGGTACGGTCTGGCTGGATTTCACCCGTGGTGGCGGGGGCCGGCCGAATGTGATCGACGGCAACGAGAAGGCGCTGGCGGGTCTGACGGTCCAGGCGGTCAAGGGCGGCCAGGTGGTCGCCTCGGCGACGACGGCGGCCGACGGGACCTATGCGCTGCCCGCGGACAAGGCCGACGGCGCCCGGCTGCGGCTGCCTGCGGCGAACTTCGCCGCGCCCTACAACGGTGTGGACTGGGTGGGCCCGACGCTGGTCACCCCGGCCATCATCGGCTCGTACGTGTGGATGTGGGCCGGTTTCGCGATGGTGCTGATCGCCGCGGGGCTGGCGGCGGTGCCGCGTGAGCTGCTGGAGGCGGCGCGGGTGGACGGCGCGGGCGAATGGCAGGTCTTTCGCCGGATCACGGTGCCGCTGCTGGCGCCCGTGCTGGTGGTGGTGCTGGTCACGCTGATGATCAACGTGCTGAAGATCTTCGATCTGGTCTACATCATCGCGCCGGGCTCCAGCCTCCGGTCCGCCAATGTGCTCGCCCTTCAGCTCTTCCAGTCCTCGTTCGGTACGGATGTCGACGAGGGTCTGGGCAGTGCGATCGCCGTATTCCTGCTGCTGCTCGTGCTGCCGGTGATGTACGTGAATCTCCGGCGCATCCAGAAGGAGCGTCGCCGATGA
- a CDS encoding carbohydrate ABC transporter permease, which translates to MTTVDGAPRHAPGLTARIAARTGGGALRIFLVLVGLFWLMPTVGLLLSSLRSPQQIAESGWWQVFTKPAQITFDNYSRLLENEKVMGSLLTTAAITVPATVLVVVIGSLAGYAFAWMDFPGRDGWFMAVVGLLVVPVQVALIPVAKLFGAVGLFETTAGVILFHTAFGLPFAVFLLRNFFAEIPRELLEAARLDGAGELRLFTRVVMPLGGPAIASLGIFQFLWVWNDMLIALIFADSGHPPITVALQQEVRQFGNNIDVLAPGAFVSMVVPLIVFFAFQRQFVSGVMAGAVK; encoded by the coding sequence ATGACGACCGTGGACGGTGCGCCCCGTCACGCCCCCGGCCTCACCGCCCGGATCGCCGCCCGGACCGGCGGCGGGGCGCTGCGGATCTTTCTGGTGCTGGTGGGGCTGTTCTGGCTGATGCCGACGGTGGGGCTCCTGTTGTCCTCGCTGCGCAGTCCGCAGCAGATCGCGGAGTCGGGCTGGTGGCAGGTCTTCACCAAACCGGCACAGATCACCTTCGACAACTACAGCAGGCTGCTGGAGAACGAGAAGGTGATGGGGTCGCTGCTGACGACCGCGGCGATCACGGTGCCGGCGACGGTGCTGGTGGTGGTGATCGGGTCGCTGGCCGGCTACGCCTTCGCATGGATGGACTTCCCCGGGCGGGACGGCTGGTTCATGGCCGTCGTCGGACTGCTGGTCGTACCCGTCCAGGTGGCGCTGATCCCGGTGGCCAAACTCTTCGGTGCAGTGGGGCTGTTCGAGACCACGGCCGGGGTGATCCTCTTCCATACGGCCTTCGGGCTGCCGTTCGCGGTGTTCCTGCTGCGGAACTTCTTCGCGGAGATTCCGCGTGAGCTGCTGGAGGCGGCGCGCCTGGACGGGGCCGGTGAGCTGCGGCTTTTCACCCGGGTGGTGATGCCGCTGGGCGGACCGGCGATCGCCTCGCTGGGGATCTTCCAGTTCCTGTGGGTGTGGAACGACATGCTGATCGCGCTGATCTTCGCGGACAGCGGCCATCCGCCCATCACCGTCGCGCTCCAGCAGGAGGTCCGGCAGTTCGGCAACAACATCGACGTGCTGGCGCCGGGCGCGTTCGTGTCGATGGTGGTGCCGCTGATCGTCTTCTTCGCCTTCCAGCGGCAGTTCGTCTCCGGGGTCATGGCCGGGGCGGTGAAGTAG
- a CDS encoding class I SAM-dependent methyltransferase gives MTAPIADQSAEQLPCPTRLSDVKGWFFTADQLMFDWFLAHQQDRSVQGDLLELGAYMGKSAIFMGARMRSDERFTVCDLFDSPAEDASNSQEMNKSYATLTRRAFEANYLSFHDELPTIVQGLSSVVRDHVADNSVRFAHIDASHLYEHVHGDILSVRELLTEDGVVVMDDYRAEHCPGVAAATWQAVTGEGLRPICITGTKFYGTWGDPEPLQKALLEWLQSRKDVWHEVQYINDAPLIRLSAKNAKEPAQPVSRHRAKATVPKARPAQRPAAGPKAPASRPAGRPVPRVQRSVLRKVALDVLPPIVTRAIVSARRKARAGR, from the coding sequence ATGACTGCCCCCATCGCAGACCAGAGTGCCGAACAACTCCCCTGCCCCACCCGGCTGTCCGACGTGAAGGGCTGGTTCTTCACCGCCGACCAGCTGATGTTCGACTGGTTCCTGGCCCATCAGCAGGACCGGTCGGTCCAGGGCGACCTGCTCGAACTGGGCGCGTACATGGGCAAGAGCGCCATCTTCATGGGCGCCCGGATGCGCTCCGACGAGCGCTTCACGGTCTGCGATCTCTTCGATTCCCCCGCCGAGGACGCCTCCAACTCCCAGGAGATGAACAAGTCCTACGCGACCTTGACGCGCCGCGCCTTCGAGGCCAACTACCTCTCGTTCCACGACGAGTTGCCCACCATCGTGCAGGGCCTCAGCTCCGTCGTGCGCGATCATGTCGCGGACAATTCGGTGCGGTTCGCCCATATCGATGCCTCGCATCTGTACGAGCATGTGCACGGCGACATCCTGTCGGTGCGCGAGCTGCTCACCGAGGACGGCGTGGTGGTGATGGACGACTACCGTGCCGAGCACTGCCCGGGGGTGGCCGCCGCCACCTGGCAGGCCGTGACCGGCGAAGGACTGCGGCCCATCTGCATCACCGGCACCAAGTTCTACGGGACCTGGGGCGATCCCGAGCCGCTGCAGAAGGCGCTGCTGGAATGGCTGCAATCGCGCAAGGACGTATGGCACGAGGTGCAGTACATCAATGACGCCCCGCTGATCCGGCTGAGCGCCAAGAACGCGAAGGAGCCGGCGCAGCCGGTGTCCCGGCACCGGGCGAAGGCCACCGTGCCCAAGGCGCGCCCGGCACAGCGGCCCGCAGCGGGGCCGAAGGCGCCCGCGAGCCGCCCGGCGGGCCGGCCGGTGCCGCGGGTGCAGCGCAGTGTGCTGCGCAAGGTGGCGCTGGACGTGCTGCCGCCGATCGTCACCCGGGCGATCGTCTCCGCCCGCCGCAAGGCCCGCGCGGGGCGCTGA
- a CDS encoding class I SAM-dependent methyltransferase yields MPGRTDSPAPASRPEAPAPRPRDARPARSTGTAPHASTALLPDGERADAERPAPSRPRHRRQLRRIGPGRVLEIGCGDGDTLADCAPGSVGIDHDPVSVERCRERGLTAYTADDFLAGPDARPGGFDALLCAHVLEHLDDEQVEGLLRAYLPYVRPGGGVVLITPQEAGHRAEAAPVRFTDFPLLRAFAESAGLAVRRTYSAPLPRAAGKLLRRNVFVLVAQVPR; encoded by the coding sequence ATGCCCGGCCGAACCGACAGCCCCGCCCCCGCCAGCCGGCCCGAGGCCCCCGCCCCGCGGCCGCGCGATGCCCGCCCCGCCCGCAGCACCGGCACCGCCCCGCACGCCTCCACCGCCCTCCTCCCGGACGGCGAACGCGCCGACGCGGAACGGCCCGCACCCTCCCGGCCCCGCCACCGGCGGCAGCTGCGGCGTATCGGCCCCGGCCGGGTGCTGGAGATCGGCTGCGGCGACGGCGACACCCTCGCCGACTGCGCGCCCGGCAGCGTCGGCATCGACCACGACCCGGTCTCCGTCGAGAGGTGCCGGGAGCGCGGCCTGACCGCCTACACCGCCGATGACTTCCTCGCCGGCCCGGATGCCCGGCCCGGCGGCTTCGACGCGCTGCTGTGCGCCCATGTCCTGGAACACCTCGACGACGAGCAGGTCGAGGGCCTGCTGCGGGCCTATCTGCCGTATGTGCGGCCGGGCGGCGGCGTGGTGCTGATCACCCCGCAGGAGGCCGGGCACCGCGCCGAGGCGGCCCCGGTCCGCTTCACCGACTTCCCGCTGCTGCGCGCCTTCGCCGAGTCGGCGGGTTTGGCGGTGCGGCGGACCTACTCCGCTCCGCTGCCCCGGGCGGCCGGGAAGCTGCTGCGGCGCAATGTGTTCGTGCTGGTGGCGCAGGTGCCGCGGTAG